From the genome of Mastacembelus armatus chromosome 5, fMasArm1.2, whole genome shotgun sequence:
AATCAAAAAGATCTCAGACTTTGTGTTGAGGCTCACACTTGGGCATTTCCTTTTCCATCACTGCAGGAGAGCAGGCACTACAGGCAGGTGGAGAAAGTCTGGATGACAGCACAGCTATGGATGAGGAGGATATAAGCCCAACGCCTCAAGGACGACGTAACCGGAGGGAAGCCTGTACCTGCCCCTTCTGCAAGGATGGAGAGGGACGGTATGTCACTGAATCATACTATGACACACCTTCGTGGCCAGAAATTGCCTATAATGTTGTGCTTAGAATATATTGTCAACGTCTTGTGAGGAAACATACAGTGTTTCTAAAAGCAAACCCAATTTCTAACATATTAGAAATTATTAGAACACTGCATTCTTGTTTCAGCTGACAAAGGATGTCAATAATCAGCCAGTTGTCAGTTCATTTCCATTAATAATTtgactgatttaaaaatatatgtatttgctGCCAGCAGAGATGAGAACATTCATTGTAACTCAGAAAATGGTTGCTGTAGTACCTGATTGTGCCACTGAGTGTCTCTTACGTTTTAATGAGATGAAGTTACATGTGTGTGCTTATTGCTTGTAACAGGCACACgcataaaaacaacacacctCTGCCATCCAAGGAAGGAATAAACAGCAGTGCTGCTTATTGTGCTAAGTGTTAAATGGCATGATAAAGAACACTACAACATGAAGTGAAAACTCCATGGCTTTGCAGTCTGTCAGTGTATTTGCTGTTGAAGGCTTCAGctattttgaagaaaaaatgcATCAGATTTTGATCTAATTGTTTGACATGTCCAACACATTGTCTGATCATATGTTAACTTTGCCAATGAAGCCTAGATTTTGTGCAGACACGACTTGCTATTTTGTTTGTCCTAATTGTGGACGGTCTACAATTCAATTAAAGTGACTTGGTATTTACTTAATTTCTTCTTTAAATTCCTAATTTACTCTGATTTCAGTGTGAACATATATGATAGCAGTGGTTAAAAATGGTTTTTAATTGACTTAATACTTGTTAACCATTTGCATCCCTACAGTTTCTGTACCATCTCTTCATAGAGAACCCTCTGAATATCCCTTGTTAAAtgactgtttctctgttttgttttttttttttttttacataaaccaGTGATCCAACTAAAAAGAAGCAGCACATTTGTCACATGCCTGGCTGTGGAAAGATCTACGGCAAGACATCTCACCTGAGGGCCCACCTTCGCTGGCACACAGGAGAACGACCTTTTGTCTGCAGCTGGGCTTTCTGTGGCAAACGATTCACACGTTCAGATGAGCTACAGCGCCATAAGAGGACACATACAGGTTACAAATCAAGACTTAATTTATTATGGCAAAGACACTGAATCACTCACAGCTACAGGCAACACAAAGTGCAGTTTGTAAGGTGCTGGTGTGGTGTGTGGTGCACACAGGCTTACTGCTGTGCATTGGAGCCATCCTTAAAATTATTAGTAACACCTATAATTTAAAgtcttcaataaaaaaaactctattatggtcctttttttttttttgctgtagtaCAGTGCATTAATTCtattttgtattgattttttttttttttttttttttactctttttttagGTGAGAAGAAGTTCCTTTGTCCAGAGTGCCCCAAACGTTTTATGCGAAGCGACCACCTCTCGAAGCACATCAAGACCCACTCgaacaaaaaagcagcagtgaccaCCAACAGCTCCAACGTCACAACTGATGCTGCTTCCCCTGCAGCAGGGACAGAGGCTGGTACGGGAGCAGTGTCAGCCAGTGACCAACACACTATTGTCACCATGGAAACCTTATCTGCAGAGAGCATAGCTCGATTAGCCAGCAGCGGGATCAACATGATGCAGGTGGATCTTAATCAGATTAATGGCAACAGCTACTAAGGACAGTGGAAGAGCAGGACGATGGTTTTGGTGGAAGTTGCATTTGAACATTTGGGGTTAAGGGCATGTTTGACTGCAGATGCAGAACCTCTCAAACATTTCAAATAGGAGATGTGGTCACAAATGCAGTGTAAGACACTATTGTATTTGAGAACAGAGGCAGAAATGTGATTTCCTTCTTATAATTAGATAGCTGGCATTGAGGGGTCAGAGGTGGATGAGTTGGATCAAAATGTTAAGAGATGTCATCATGAAATCTTATTTGGTCACGGATACAATGGAAATGGCACTACACTAACATTTGTCCCATACAGACCCAATCTTACTTGATATTGGGATTGCAATAAAAGAATAAGATCAAGCACACTTGATGTTTAATTGGTAGCTAGTGATATTCTCCCCAAGTTTCTTTAGTAAAGAGATGACACTAAATCAAACTCTCACCCTTGTGCCCAAGGATGTGAGCTTTGCTACTAATTCCACTTCACCCCAGGTGTTTTCTGCCCTCTTAATCTGGGCAGCTGTTCCAGATATACCCCTTGGGATGACTAGCCCACATCAGCCCACAATGCTTAATTTCCTCCTTGAACTAAACCTTTAATCTTAAGCAACAAATTTTGCTTCTCAGATTTCTATAATAACAGTTCTGGAAGAACTGGATCTGGTCACAAAGTAAAAATCCCGTTGTCACAGGAATAATGTGTAAAGTGTTGTAGGGTGGCCTCCTTAGAGGAGGGCCGGACTAGATGAGGTCACGACCAGGTCAGTCAGAAGCACTAATCAGTGTGAGGATGTAAGTGTGTCAGGGCACTGAAATCCTGAGAATAACTATTTAACCTCTTGTGTAGGTACCACAGTCAAGCCATCATGCTTTGATATGTTTATCATAGCAAAAACATCtagatttttttatgtatatatatatatatttttggtaaTGTAAAAACTAAAGAAATTAGCTTAGGCAGGCTTATCTTACATTATTGCAGATTGCCTTTTCAGTTGTATGAACTTCTCATGCACAATCAACCAATCTTAATCttatattattacttttatatatatatatatatatgtgtgtgtttgtgtagattAAATTTGTAAACTTAAGAGCCTTTCTGTCATAGAATAATGTATTCTAGACAGTCCAGATCTTCCCAGTACTTCATTATCTGTGGTATGTGTCATCCAAGACCTTGCCTTGCAACCACATCAGttactttttccttctgtttttagTCATACCTGTCAGATTACAGTGTTTGTAATGATGTTCACATAGCATAAATATAAGCGCAAAACCAAAGGTTCATACTCATTGTATAAGAAACTAGGAAATATTCCTTTGGTCCACTTTCTAATAATTGTTATTCTTGTAATGCATATGTTAAGGTTCTAACTGGAAAATGTCCAGCTTCAGGCAAACCTCAGACCCACATCCCTTTGTTGCAACAAGTTGCTAAATGTATTAAGAGTGTTCCAGTGGTTAGGTCAGTTTTTCTGTAGAGATGTGCTTCTTTCCACTgttaaaattgttttctttgcttcGCAATCTTGCTTTGAGAAACTAAATGGTAACTTGTAAAGCTTGTTTAAATGCTCATTTGTAAATTTATAGATTAAGTTCATCAGACAAGTGCTCTTACAtttccctcctctctgtttTCAATAAGGGATTTTATATTGTATGTATACAACTACTGTAAAGGCCAACAGCTGgattaaaattacaaatatactTTGGCTCATTTCTGTGCAAAGTTGTCTGTCAGATAAACAAccagttgatttaaaaaaaaaaaaaaaaaaagactttattgATTTAAAGGCACAGGTTGTGTATTTTCCTAGGCATTAAAAacttaacagaaaataaaacggAATAATTGCTCCCCTAGTGTTGAAGTCACATCTCTACGTTGTCATCCTCACTCTTCAGTTTGCTACGGAGGCTGTAAGGAAAGgaattacattattacattttatataatgACAAATTCAACATTTGAGTAGcgtaatacattttttatagAGGGTCTAATTCCAGCACTTAAAAACCTTATCTCTAACAAGCGCTAAGAATTTTCCACAATTGTtgggggtgtgggtgtgtgcggGTGTGGGTGGGGAGTTATTCCTCTGTTTTATTCTATGTTGCTGTCTGCGACTTTTGTTAATTAAAGTCGTATGGTGCGATATCCCACCTGGTGAGGTAGGAGTGGACGTCAGAGAAGCCATGGTACTGAGCCAGGGGGAACAGGATACCAGTAGGGCAGCGACCTTCACGCTGTCGGCAGAAGCTGCAGTTGCAAATGCCTCGACAGGGAGGGCACTTCCACTCCTGAAAAAGATTATTAAATGGTTAAACACTTAAAAGACTTGTAATGTAGAAAGATAAACTAAATGTAATGCAgcataaagatttaaaaaactaTGACACACTTGCTTAAGGAGAAGACCTAAAGAGTAAATGCTACTGTGTTTTACCTGAAAAATGTTCCACAAGGTTAAAGGTACAAATGGTACTGGTTACCATTTGTACCAGTACATATACTGAAATTTTGGACAACTCAACAGAAAGCCTGACTTCAGTGTTTGACTTCAGTTTATGTAGCTATACGTTCTGACCTGACCTGTACATACACCATCTGGCCGGTTAACAATTTGTGACAATAAATCATCTTTTTGGTGTATCTGCTGTCTGACCGGATCAAGCAGCGCCTTCTTGACATCTTCTCCATATCTGTTCCTCAGGCACGGCCCACAAAACTGACCCTGAACCCCACGACAGCTCTCACCGCGGCAGCACGTCTTAGTGTCGATTGTTTTTTGACGGCACTGATGACACGTGGATCcctgaaaatacacaaagaagCATCAACAACAGACGGTAGACAGGTATGGTGCacctttttattacattttggtACACTGACTCGTAAATCACCCCCTCTAAATATTGTTGTCTATAGAGGTCTACAATATTAGGCGTCAGTTATGTACAGATTTCCACAAGATAGTaacttgttttcagtttttccaaaAATACCAGTCTTCtcaatcaaaactgacaaatTTTGTCAGTGGCTGTGACCAATATGATACAAGCACAAATCTTTCAATATATTATATCATTCCTGTATACGTCACTGCAAAAGAAATGCGGGTTCAGCTGTAAACTGACTGTGACTTTGTTGTAGACTTTATCAGTCATGTTCTCTGCAACCAGCTGAAGCTCATCCTCTGTGATGTCCTCCACAGGACGGACAAAATGAGGTTTGCACTGATTGGGCCGCTGAGGACCATGGCGGCGAGGTGCACGGCATACCTAAAACAAAATAAGTAGCTTGAACTTACAGTTTAACTTAGCAAAACATAGACCTAAACAATGCTTTGCACACTGTTATCGCTCACCACATTTTTAGTATTGGGTATGAGAAAAACAGAGGTTACACATATTTATACAGATATATCCAGTTCCTACTCTCATAGCTCATCGCCCTAAGTTTCAGCAAATGTTTGCAGATGGTTGGTCATAAAGACAGCACAACAGCCAAATGAGCagttttacacaaacaaacaatcttACGTAACATTATACAGTGctacaataaacatttttgcacAATTCTTTAAACATTATTATGGTACCattcacttatttgattttcttgCAAGATTAACAATGTAAATAACATAAAGCACATGTATATATCTGTAAAAGAAATCCTTTTAGAATACTATTTAAAAAACTGACTTCCAGCAACTCCTCCTCTAAGCTGAGCTCTAACGCTTCCTTCTGAGGGGCTGAAGGGTCCTCACATCCCCCCATAGAGCGAGTTAGTCTGCGGGATGCTCGCTCCGGGTTCCTCCTGGACTCTGCTCCAGACCGTGGTGGACGCTGCAGATGgtgttggtttaaaaaaaaaaaaaaaacaaaacacttctgTATGTGTCTACAAAGTAGTACCAGTATTCAGAGCTTTGTGAATTTGTAAAGAAAACAGCGGCCTCCTGAAAGTAGGCTGAATATATTAAGTATTCTACTCACAGAGCTTCTGCCTTTTGTCTTCTGTTTGCCTGCTTGTTTTTTCAGAAACCCTGCTCCTCCTGGCATTTTGTGCAAGTCTGCCATGAGCTGGGCCAACTGTCAGAAAAGGGTGAAGATAAAGCTTTGAGAACTTGGCAGATGACAAATATAGAAGTGAAAATTTGcaaactaaatatatttttgtattgaaCAAATATAACAACTTTCTGAACTCTACAATGTCAACAGCCCTGAATCCATACAGGTTTGGCTGGTGGTTGTCTACAGCAGTCTTTACATCATTTGAGGGCTCATTTCTATACTGTATCTGGTTTGGTGTTTACCattgctttgttggccttgaTGTTCTGCTCTCTCTTGGCTAGGAAAGAACCAGTCACATCTTCTGCTGAATCAGATCCAGATCCAGTCTCCTTGGAGGGAGACAGCCGTTGCTCATCTCCttcaaatttaacacacctctTCTCCCTTCTGCAACTGGTCTTTCCTGCCCTGGTCACCCCTCTGTTTAGTGACctcttctcttcatcttctgCATCCTCATCATCAGTGCACTGTTGGGTGGAGCGGAGAACCACCCTCAGCTTAAAGGGTTGGGCAGTAGATGTGgctctttgtttctttgggGAAAGGT
Proteins encoded in this window:
- the LOC113130975 gene encoding cell division cycle-associated protein 7-like isoform X1 — its product is MTGVFEMLSLTKELAEVFAEDSDSDTTFHGFSEGELSDKTSVLEDEAQSDLSPKKQRATSTAQPFKLRVVLRSTQQCTDDEDAEDEEKRSLNRGVTRAGKTSCRREKRCVKFEGDEQRLSPSKETGSGSDSAEDVTGSFLAKREQNIKANKAMLAQLMADLHKMPGGAGFLKKQAGKQKTKGRSSRPPRSGAESRRNPERASRRLTRSMGGCEDPSAPQKEALELSLEEELLEVCRAPRRHGPQRPNQCKPHFVRPVEDITEDELQLVAENMTDKVYNKVTGSTCHQCRQKTIDTKTCCRGESCRGVQGQFCGPCLRNRYGEDVKKALLDPEWKCPPCRGICNCSFCRQREGRCPTGILFPLAQYHGFSDVHSYLTSLRSKLKSEDDNVEM
- the LOC113130975 gene encoding cell division cycle-associated protein 7-like isoform X2, with the protein product MLSLTKELAEVFAEDSDSDTTFHGFSEGELSDKTSVLEDEAQSDLSPKKQRATSTAQPFKLRVVLRSTQQCTDDEDAEDEEKRSLNRGVTRAGKTSCRREKRCVKFEGDEQRLSPSKETGSGSDSAEDVTGSFLAKREQNIKANKAMLAQLMADLHKMPGGAGFLKKQAGKQKTKGRSSRPPRSGAESRRNPERASRRLTRSMGGCEDPSAPQKEALELSLEEELLEVCRAPRRHGPQRPNQCKPHFVRPVEDITEDELQLVAENMTDKVYNKVTGSTCHQCRQKTIDTKTCCRGESCRGVQGQFCGPCLRNRYGEDVKKALLDPEWKCPPCRGICNCSFCRQREGRCPTGILFPLAQYHGFSDVHSYLTSLRSKLKSEDDNVEM